One Trichoderma atroviride chromosome 7, complete sequence DNA segment encodes these proteins:
- a CDS encoding uncharacterized protein (EggNog:ENOG41~CAZy:PL7~SECRETED:SignalP(1-21)) yields the protein MLVPKSMAIVATTLFFPAASALNASCAPGGNFDLSRFVLQLPSGSTNNPDQIPASRLEGCGGYQDPGHHYFFTESGDGAMVMKAPGGGNCATFPGAPRCRSEFGETTPWSSSAATNRLTANLLVTGGSSICIGQVFQSNSNNKPLAEVYYNGNGQITVGVEFVATGGQGQDLNQIGTVSPGSRFNYELRFESGTLQFSLNGGAFKTLKQYFTTDKAFFKMGNYNQGGDDSDIHVFGLTVQH from the exons ATGCTCGTCCCAAAGTCTATGGCCATTGTTGCCActaccctttttttcccagctGCTTCCGCCTTGAACGCATCCTGTGCTCCCGGTGGCAATTTTGACCTTAGCAGATTTGTTCTTCAGTTGCCAAGCGGCAGCACTAACAACCCAGATCAAATCCCTGCCTCACGCCTCGAGGGCTGCGGTGGCTACCAAGATCCTGGCCACCATTACTTCTTCACCGAGTCTGGCGATGGTGCCATGGTCATGAAGGCTCCTGGAGGAGGAAATTGTGCTACCTTCCCAGGTGCACCGCGCTGCCGCTCCGAATTTGGCGAGACTACTCCATGGAGCTCTAGTGCTGCAACCAACCGCCTGACGGCGAACCTCCTCGTCACCGGTGGTAGCAGCATCTGCATTGGCCAGGTGTTCCAGTCAAACTCTAACAACAAGCCTCTC GCTGAGGTTTACTAtaatggcaatggccaaaTCACGGTCGGTGTTGAGTTTGTTGCAACCGGAGGCCAGGGCCAGGACTTGAACCAGATTGGCACTGTCTCTCCTGGCAGCCGATTTAACTATGAGTTGCGCTTTGAGAGTGGCACGCTCCAGTTCTCTCTCAACGGTGGAGCATTCAAGACCCTGAAGCAATACTTCACTACAGATAAGGCCTTTTTCAAGATGGGCAACTATAATCAAGGTGGTGACGACTCTGATATTCATGTCTTCGGCCTTACTGTTCAGCACTAG
- a CDS encoding uncharacterized protein (EggNog:ENOG41), producing MESQSSNSSQDSQDSTLTITDENRREILYFAYGSNLSTDQMRERCPFSTAVGLGKMTGWKWIINRRGYANIVELGKEDEDAEMREEYGDSEEEEGEAIKEQKGKGVLEDDGEETSTVYGMLYLLPTEDEERLDRYEGVPWAYEKAYLEADWVSHTEAVSTSGGTYVREELTPVKVLVYVDRKRVRDGRPKEEYVGRMERGDSGCGGELGDE from the coding sequence ATGGAGTCTCagagcagcaatagcagccaGGACTCGCAGGACAGCACCCTTACTATTACGGACGAGAACAGAAGAGAGATTCTGTATTTTGCGTATGGAAGCAACTTGTCGACGGATCAGATGCGGGAGAGATGCCCTTTCTCAACGGCAGTTGGGTTGGGGAAGATGACGGGATGGAAGTGGATCATCAACAGGAGGGGATATGCAAACATTGTGGAACtggggaaagaagacgaagacgctgAAATGAGGGAAGAATATGGAGACagtgaagaggaagagggagaagcaatcaaagaacaaaagggcAAAGGTGTATTGGAAGACGACGGCGAAGAAACAAGCACAGTATACGGCATGCTCTACCTCCTACCGacagaagacgaagagcgcCTCGACCGCTACGAGGGCGTGCCCTGGGCCTACGAAAAGGCCTACCTCGAGGCGGACTGGGTGAGCCACACAGAGGCCGTCAGCACAAGCGGCGGGACGTATGTCAGGGAGGAATTGACGCCGGTCAAGGTGTTGGTTTATGTTGACCGGAAGCGCGTCAGGGATGGGAGGCCGAAAGAGGAGTACGTggggaggatggagaggggGGATTCGGGATGCGGTGGAGAATTGGGGGATGAGTGA
- a CDS encoding uncharacterized protein (EggNog:ENOG41~MEROPS:MER0054318~TransMembrane:1 (o641-660i)) yields the protein MLKQMAACKNVISSVNHLQYLRSKILRHTLIDDRPEHSRSFRKRTLYKALSDSYDDEMDLEFYIPDDYNDAEHTDIRFHVPVRLNGARRYGKSVPSQDDSLWSLIERGYFAKQPGIDLWIDDDSSTIINTNQRKTLAISLVLGLMLSIDCSHNLDVWDPKNIHFLKPIDKDYTPFISIHGNNSASVRNRLSIAGLHSRYTIDEDEENLRPMPQFMLLAKALMQIAWGDCLRSIKVPEGSQSAFMDPWKELRGGVSSYYQKMKCDSEGSRESLPFLEAALGCLNFHKDYQVRLRGAMPSQEIEIAWQVIFDKILLKIDANLVSKGLSKSSSDSATSNNSLAIITEGATKMSLSVPYVSDQTHVKLFDTKQTSNPSAANEFWQLLERFHSSSSRYISEHSTLSEVDLPRRIRIAVLDTGIDFHHSAILEAKEKGRMSPEWCYSWVGDKSNAQDDDNDLHGTNCAYLLHKVAPEADIYIGKVFERNTVRLYEAENIAKAIEYATNVWDVDIISMSFGLMRPKARGDGNKDEERLAMERFNQIVDDIEIAIRNSANLSRIFFAAASNSGKNEPRAFPASYQPWVICVHASEGNGEDGGINPELGNGFNLMTLGMGIELMERECVIKNGKTTIHKYKTVIKSGTSFATPVAAGIAAIVLDLAARVKEINSRAKRKIKRHEEMEKILRLMSTAKGKEDVRGRLHYMAPWLHWENGWEIDETKCRLVWDTINNTLL from the exons ATGCTCAAACAAATGGCAGCTTGCAAGAATGTCATTTCTTCTGTAAATCATCTTCAATATCTCCGATCTAAGATTTTGAGACACACACTGATAGACGACAGGCCGGAGCATAGCAGGTCGTTCAGAAAGCGAACGCTTTACAAAGCTCTGAGTGATTCCTacgatgatgagatggatctAGAATTCTACATTCCAGATGATTACAATGACGCAGAGCACACCGACATACGGTTCCATGTTCCCGTAAGATTAAACGGAGCGCGGAGATATGGCAAGAGTGTTCCGAGTCAAGATGATAGCCTTTGGTCTTTGATCGAACGAGGCTACTTCGCAAAGCAACCCGGCATAGACTTATGGATCGATGACGACAGCAGCACCATCATTAACACAAACCAGCGTAAGACGCTGGCAATCAGCCTCGTTCTTGGTTTGATGTTGTCTATCGACTGCAGCCACAATCTCGACGTATGGGACCCAAAGAATATCCATTTCTTAAAGCCTATAGACAAAGATTACACCCCGTTTATCTCTATCCATGGAAATAACAGCGCAAGCGTTCGAAATCGGCTTTCGATTGCCGGATTGCACTCTCGTTATACcatcgatgaagatgaggagaatTTGAGACCAATGCCCCAGTTCATGTTGTTAGCGAAAGCTTTAATGCAAATTGCGTGGGGAGACTGTCTTCGGTCGATCAAGGTACCGGAAGGCTCTCAAAGTGCTTTTATGGATCCATGGAAAGAACTTCGGGGCGGAGTCAGCTCATACTACCAGAAGATGAAATGTGATTCAGAAGGTAGTCGGGAATCATTGCCCTTTCTGGAGGCTGCCCTGGGTTGCTTGAACTTCCACAAAGATTATCAGGTCCGCTTGAGAGGTGCTATGCCAAGTCAGGAGATTGAAATTGCGTGGCAAGTGATCTTTGATAAAATTCTTCTCAAGATCGACGCCAATCTGGTTTCAAAAGGCCTCAGTAAATCCAGCTCAGACTCCGCCACAAGCAACAATTctcttgccatcatcacggAGGGGGCCACGAAAATGAGTTTATCGGTTCCATATGTTTCGGATCAAACTCACGTCAAACTATTCGACACAAAGCAGACGTCGAACCCTTCAGC GGCTAATGAATTCTGGCAACTCCTGGAGAGATTCCACAGTTCATCCTCGCGCTATATCTCTGAGCATAGCACATTATCAGAAGTAGATTTGCCTCGGCGAATCCGCATAGCAGTCCTTGATACTGGCATCGACTTTCATCACTCAGCTATCTTAGAAGCTAAAGAAAAGGGGCGCATGAGTCCTGAATGGTGCTACAGCTGGGTTGGCGATAAATCTAACGCACAAGACGATGACAATGATTTACATGGAACGAACTGCGCCTACCTCCTACATAAAGTAGCTCCGGAAGCCGATATATATATTGGGAAAGTGTTCGAACGAAACACTGTGAGACTCTATGAAGCTGAAAACATAGCCAAA GCTATTGAATACGCGACAAACGTGTGGGACGTGGATATTATTTCCATGTCTTTCGGACTGATGCGTCCAAAAGCTCGGGGCGATGGAaataaagatgaagaacGCCTAGCCATGGAAAGATTCAATCAGATCGTCGACGACATTGAAATCGCGATTCGAAATTCGGCTAATTTATCTCGGATCttctttgcagcagcctctAATAGTGGTAAGAATGAACCACGAGCATTCCCAGCAAGTTATCAGCCCTGGGTAATCTGCGTTCACGCTTCAGAAGGGAATGGCGAAGACGGCGGCATTAATCCCGAGCTGGGAAATGGATTTAACCTTATGACTCTCGGAATGGGTATAGAattgatggagagagagtgTGTCATCAAAAATGGAAAAACGACGATTCACAAATACAAGACGGTGATCAAGTCAGGCACGTCGTTTGCAACACCCGTCGCCGCTGGTATCGCTGCGATAGTGCTGGACCTTGCAGCGCGTGTGAAAGAGATTAACAGCCGAGCGAAAAGGAAAATCAAAAGGcatgaagagatggaaaagattCTGCGGCTTATGTCGACAGCTAAGGGTAAGGAGGATGTCCGCGGCCGGCTGCACTACATGGCTCCGTGGCTTCACTGGGAGAATGGGTGGGAGATAGATGAGACTAAATGCCGATTGGTCTGGGACACAATTAACAATACATTGTTATAG
- a CDS encoding uncharacterized protein (EggNog:ENOG41) has product MPAFRDETPPQPDGFGLAEAAKGPISAKASGCETLFVNILQIWKSNGEDRYEFVLRKLEKRFLDWAAYLGVFAGGNGRLDQRLERHPQYRHLILMCLEMLHTSLLQVTADPSERDSDDSSDEGVDIRRIELEDIQQSLNELDRIAIRIWHSPASALDSRAMLAVDCLYPKAPESLRRYLSQLMTQTHMKFLYWQSNDQKLRKNRRFDRKSQDGSTQIRQNSSHLLAKKFSPQPSIIDQKQSLPDFKANKIPVVTSTLSETLPSDLDSRYTVPTVDAEMPSPRRAGASTILGSRAKFPDPPKFEDGETLKPCPLCRKNFSEAEFNDSTWWKCHVNEDLLPFVCISSLCIQPPAFARRSDWRAHMQKYHDAGPSKDVCPLCCLPLVEPKESTIDPNDIIESRKSGKEPLRCNVLKHKGKPSGERTAQDELDSDEEPAAHAEKPGVDHMINPMMDHIADHLQFLGLLTIRLSAKKITDGHVNSFSSSQALSSDQGSEKGSTLDDEIEFDREDVSKEKGEHELQFEAPPDVEWPQGEWMEPRLKSLGQEVEAPDTLLLHLYEYQLLQELWSQAYHGLRCDNPELVETYENILSSKLILHRSNHVEQTICFMEKAQERELHQPNQLILEALNFMLEALPNSSEVNKGKKAINLIREIMKKAIQAAPGVISACEGDLILAEVVHRIITNTGDTGKGIAYILSRIEWYRELASLLLDLYNKALTYLMRNICLFHEKLDATSSKSILKTDSWASQFSAIQNVERAVQRDMEQYNVEETKTKFLKLADAASALEMDLQNMRPPIGSQPKDLTEIRKANMDKYCLRALYVADPRMDKIRIEDTAGGLLRDSYCWILENEIFRNWRDCESSRLLWIKGDQGKGKTMLLCGIIDELKPFLISNVREKFENARESFFKDVNTWTTISEIMTAILSDHRLKDAVIVVDALDECTEGLEQLLNFISQASSSFDVKWIVSSRNWPLIEQTFQKCAQKADLHLELNTDSISAAIQTYISHKVQALARKKRCKEEMEQTLKAYLLSNAKDTFLWVALVCRNLDDDGIESRHIIQKLSSYPSNVYDLYQWMLTEMSKVPKDVSNWKQILGFVLTVYRPVTLPELCSLLPGDSPHDIDTVTESVKRCNSFITIYNDTVYFLHQSAKDFLCQTQNTSPLFKKDGIHFLIITQSLLSMKRTLKRDMYSLGAPGPEIDEIEPPNPDPLSAVRYSCVYWIDHLCDYKDRDKEKRDFIKHGVVNGFFRKYFYNWLEALSLLRSMSAGAIAITKLNELVKDLAPDSSAFALVRDSMEFTLRNRWMVESVPLQVYVSAILFSPVERRQAQMIYRAEEPSWNDLKPYRKGDWYRSRPPPEAHSDGINSVVFSSDGQRLASGSSDKTIRIWDATSGVCLQALKSHKNWIISVIFSPDGQLLASGSSDNTIKLWDVKSGACLQTFDGHRNWIISVSFSPNSRLVASGSRDQTVKVWDVNSGDCLQTLEGHKDWITLLAFSHDAQSLASGSKDQTIRVWDLKSGGCRKIHHISRPIRGLAFEAANGSQFPKLTVQVIPTAVSSEVSSQDADSQDYRISPDTNWVTKGSTRMVWLPPRYRPNASAVFGRSIAVGCTSGQVYIMHFSENCVVRV; this is encoded by the exons ATGCCGGCTTTTCGAGATGAAACACCTCCCCAGCCTGATGGCTTTGGCCTGGCCGAGGCAGCAAAGGGGCCTATCTCAGCCAAAGCTAGTGGCTGCGAGACCCTCTTCGTAAATATTCTTCAGATTTGGAAATCAAATGGAGAAGATAGATACGAGTTCGTTTTACGGAAGCTTGAAAAGAGATTCCTCGATTGGGCGGCTTATCTCGGTGTCTTCGCGGGGGGAAATGGAAGGCTTGATCAGCGCCTAGAGCGTCATCCACAGTACCGCCACCTTATTCTCATGTGCTTAGAAATGCTACATACGAGCCTTCTTCAGG TAACGGCCGACCCCAGTGAACGAGATTCGGACGATTCTTCAGACGAAGGAGTAGATATACGCAGAATCGAGCTTGAGGATATTCAGCAGTCATTAAACGAACTTGACAGAATTGCAATACGTATATGGCATTCTCCTGCTTCAGCTCTCGATAGCCGG GCGATGTTGGCAGTCGATTGTCTCTACCCCAAAGCCCCCGAAAGCCTCCGAAGGTATTTGAGTCAATTAATGACGCAAACGCATATGAAGTTTCTATACTGGCAATCCAACGACCAAAAACTGCGCAAAAACCGCCGCTTCGACAGAAAGTCCCAAGATGGGTCTACACAGATACGGCAAAACTCATCGCACTTGCTTGCCAAGAAATTTTCACCGCAACCCTCAATCATAGATCAAAAGCAATCTCTACCAGATTTCAAGGCAAACAAAATCCCCGTTGTTACTTCAACACTATCTGAGACTCTGCCATCGGACTTGGATTCCAGATACACTGTACCGACAGTAGACGCCGAGATGCCTTCTCCACGACGAGCGGGAGCATCAACTATCCTCGGAAGCAGAGCAAAATTCCCTGACCCTCCAAAATtcgaggatggagagacCCTGAAACCTTGTCCTCTTTGTCGAAAGAATTTCAGCGAAGCTGAGTTCAACGATAGCACGTGGTGGAA ATGCCATGTTAATGAAGACTTGTTACCTTTTGTGTGTATTTCAAGTTTATGTATACAGCCTCCAGCTTTTGCTCGCCGGTCTGACTGGAGAGCCCATATGCAGAAGTACCATG ATGCTGGCCCCTCCAAAGATGTTTGCCCCTTATGCTGCCTGCCACTTGTCGAGCCTAAAGAATCAACAATCG ATCCTAATGATATCATCGAGAGCCGTAAAAGTGGCAAAGAACCATTGCGATGCAATGTTCTAAAGCACAAAGGAAAGCCAAGTGGAGAGCGAACAGCCCAGGATGAGCTTGACTCGGACGAGGAGCCCGCCGCCCACGCTGAAAAGCCTGGGGTAGACCATATGATAAATCCAATGATGGATCACATCGCCGACCATCTGCAATTCTTAGGATTACTCACCATACGACTATCAGCAAAAAAGATCACAGACGGCCATGTGAatagcttctccagctctcaAGCTCTCAGCAGCGATCAGGGCTCTGAGAAAGGAAGCACTTTGGATGACGAAATTGAATTCGATAGGGAAGATGTatccaaagaaaaaggcgagCATGAGCTCCAATTTGAGGCCCCTCCAGATGTAGAATGGCCACAAGGAGAATGGATGGAACCGCGCCTCAAAAGTCTCGGCCAGGAAGTAGAGGCTCCAGACACACTCCTATTGCATCTCTATGAAtaccagcttctccaagagCTTTGGAGTCAAGCTTACCATGGCCTTAGATGCGATAACCCCGAATTAGTTGAGACATATGAAAATATTCTATCAAGCAAACTTATCCTCCACAGGTCGAATCATGTTGAACAAACCATATGCTTCATGGAAAAAGCACAGGAGAGAGAATTACACCAACCGAATCAGCTTATTCTGGAGGCTTTGAATTTTATGCTAGAGGCATTACCCAATAGCAGCGAAgtcaacaaaggcaaaaaggcaaTCAACCTCATACGAGAAATAATGAAAAAGGCCATACAAGCGGCCCCGGGAGTCATAAGTGCCTGCGAAGGCGATTTAATTTTGGCAGAG GTCGTTCATAGAATTATCACCAATACAGGGGATACTGGCAAGGGCATCGCCTACATCTTGTCAAGAATAGAGTGGTATCGGGAGCTggcatctttgcttcttgaT CTCTACAACAAAGCTCTCACTTATTTGATGAGAAACATCTGCCTTTTTCACGAGAAGTTGGACGCCACTTCGTCGAAAAGTATTCTCAAAACAGATAGCTGGGCCAGCCAATTCAGTGCGATTCAAAACGTCGAACGCGCCGTACAAAGAGACATGGAACAATACAATGTGGAAGAGACCAAGACAAAATTTCTGAAACTCGCCGACGCTGCAAGCGCTCTAGAGATGGATCTCCAAAACATGCGGCCGCCAATCGGTAGTCAGCCCAAGGACCTCACCGAGATTCGTAAAGCAAACATGGATAAATATTGTCTCAGGGCTCTATACGTCGCTGATCCCAGGATGGACAAGATACGCATTGAGGATACAGCAGGCGGTCTACTCAGAGATTCGTATTGCTGGATATTGGAGAATGAGATTTTCAGAAACTGGCGTGATTGTGAATCTAGCCGGTTACTCTGGATAAAAGGTGACCAAGGAAAGGGTAAGACAATGCTGCTGTGCGGCATTATCGACGAACTGAAG CCCTTTCTCATCTCAAACGTGCGGGAGAAATTTGAGAATGCAAGAGAAAGCTTTTTCAAAGATGTCAATACTTGGACGACTATCTCTGAGATAATGACTGCAATACTGAGCGATCATAGGCTCAAAGATGCGGTAATAGTTGTTGATGCTCTCGACGAGTGTACAGAGggccttgagcagcttctcaattTCATTTCCCAGGCGTCATCATCTTTCGATGTTAAGTGGATAGTATCAAGTCGCAATTGGCCCCTCATCGAACAAACATTCCAAAAATGTGCGCAGAAGGCCGATCTACATCTCGAATTGAACACGGATTCCATCTCAGCCGCCATTCAAACCTATATCAGTCACAAAGTACAGGCCTTGGCGCGAAAGAAGCGCTGtaaagaggagatggagcaaaCACTCAAGGCCTACTTGCTTTCAAATGCCAAAGATACGTTTCTTTGGGTTGCCCTGGTTTGTCGAAatcttgatgatgatggaatcGAAAGTCGGCACATCATTCAAAAGCTTTCATCATATCCATCCAATGTTTATGATTTGTATCAGTGGATGTTAACAGAGATGAGTAAAGTTCCTAAAGATGTATCTAATTGGAAACAGATCCTTGGTTTCGTGTTGACTGTGTATCGGCCAGTTACTTTGCCTGagctttgctctcttttgccTGGGGATTCTCCACATGACATTGATACAGTTACGGAGTCGGTAAAGCGATGCAACTCTTTCATTACCATTTATAATGATACAGTCTACTTTCTCCACCAGTCGGCGAAAGACTTCCTATGTCAGACCCAGAACACGAGCCCTCTTTTCAAAAAAGACGGCATTCATTTTTTGATCATTACGCAATCGCTGCTATCTATGAAGAGGACTTTAAAGCGTGATATGTACAGCTTGGGGGCCCCCGGGCCTGAGATTGACGAAATTGAACCACCCAACCCAGACCCTCTAAGCGCGGTACGATACTCATGCGTCTATTGGATTGACCACCTCTGCGATTATAAAGATCGagataaagaaaagagagatttCATAAAACATGGCGTAgtcaatggcttctttcGCAAGTACTTTTACAACTGGCTTGAGGCGCTAAGCCTTCTACGAAGCATGTCAGCAGGCGCTATCGCAATTACAAAGCTCAACGAATTGGTCAAA GACCTAGCACCCGACAGTTCCGCATTCGCCCTAGTACGAGATTCCATGGAATTCACTCTTCGAAATAGATGGATGGTTGAGTCTGTGCCACTTCAAGTATACGTATCTGCAATTCTCTTCAGTCCAGTGGAGAGGCGTCAAGCCCAGATGATTTACAGGGCTGAGGAACCATCTTGGAACGATTTAAAGCCATACAGGAAAGGAGACTGGTATCGCTCCAGACCTCCTCCAGAGGCCCATAGTGACGGGATAAACTCGGTCGTCTTCTCATCTGATGGCCAGCGGCTTGCCTCGGGTTCTAGCGATAAGACAATTCGGATATGGGATGCAACGTCAGGCGTCTGTTTGCAGGCTCTGAAGAGCCATAAAAACTGGATAATCTCAGTCATATTTTCACCTGATGGCCAGCTACTTGCTTCAGGTTCGAGCGACAATACAATTAAGCTGTGGGATGTAAAATCAGGCGCCTGTTTGCAGACATTTGATGGTCATAGGAACTGGATAATCTCGGTCAGCTTCTCGCCTAATAGTCGGTTGGTTGCTTCAGGTTCGAGGGATCAAACAGTCAAGGTATGGGATGTGAATTCCGGCGACTGTTTGCAGACCCTCGAGGGCCATAAGGATTGGATAACCCTACTTGCTTTCTCGCATGATGCCCAGTCTCTTGCTTCAGGCTCAAAGGATCAGACAATCAGGGTATGGGATCTAAAATCAGGTGGCTGTCGCAAAATTCATCATATCAGTCGGCCTATACGAGGCCTAGCATTCGAGGCGGCGAATGGCTCGCAATTTCCGAAATTAACAGTCCAAGTGATTCCTACAGCAGTGTCATCAGAGGTCTCGTCACAAGATGCAGACTCCCAAGACTATCGCATCAGCCCTGATACAAACTGGGTTACAAAGGGCAGTACACGTATGGTTTGGCTACCGCCAAGGTATCGACCAAATGCATCAGCTGTATTTGGACGTTCAATTGCTGTTGGATGCACATCAGGTCAGGTATACATTATGCATTTTTCTGAAAATTGCGTAGTGCGGgtataa
- a CDS encoding uncharacterized protein (EggNog:ENOG41): MATSISPQPAFHLCPDFSIAPPPNGHLQLGSMLRGLDFDSIFSPLDYGDTAEIPNSQLWPLDKPAEKDGFSRSLRELRVIEGSIWAKIFGGDSMGAMFSFLRNRENDETLTVKKIFVRYFIPTPEYMKNALEIDNVAFHINNTKRKKPVYIITGLMWTEGAKLSKVQSKKSKASGQVAATDPHSGTTVGGGAAFEIDDNVSTSFDGSTPFILGIRVRKIWWDKDGTRRGAEDIVGATLGNPKAKDEDVLDGLKFVDDEVDNAAGQITIDEGHTGEEDAVTWILV; the protein is encoded by the coding sequence ATGGCCACTTCTATTAGCCCCCAGCCTGCTTTTCATCTATGTCCGGACTTCAGCATCGCTCCGCCGCCCAACGGCCACCTACAGCTGGGCTCTATGCTGCGAGGTCTTGATTTTGACAGCATCTTTTCCCCCCTCGATTATGGAGACACTGCTGAGATTCCCAACTCTCAATTGTGGCCGCTTGACAAACCTGCTGAAAAAGACGGCTTTAGTCGCAGTCTGAGAGAGCTCCGAGTCATCGAAGGTAGCATTTGGGCCAAGATCTTCGGCGGCGATAGCATGGGCGCCATGTTCTCTTTCTTGCGTAACCGCGAGAACGACGAAACCTTGACAGTAAAGAAAATCTTTGTCCGATACTTCATTCCAACACCCGAATACATGAAGAACGCCCTCGAAATCGACAACGTGGCTTTTCACATTAACAATACGAAGCGCAAGAAGCCCGTATACATAATTACTGGACTGATGTGGACTGAAGGAGCCAAGCTCTCCAAGGTTCAgtccaagaagagcaaagccAGCGGCCAGGTCGCTGCGACTGATCCGCACTCGGGCACTACAGTCGGTGGGGGTGCAGCATTCGAGATTGACGACAATGTTTCTACGAGTTTTGACGGCTCGACGCCATTCATTCTCGGAATCCGAGTCCGCAAGATTTGGTGGGACAAGGACGGTACGAGACGGGGTGCTGAAGACATTGTCGGAGCAACGCTGGGAAACCCCAAGGCGAAGGATGAGGACGTTCTGGACGGGCTCAAGTTCGTTGACGATGAAGTCGACAATGCAGCGGGACAGATTACCATAGATGAGGGCCATacaggcgaagaagacgctgtGACTTGGATTCTGGTTTGA
- a CDS encoding uncharacterized protein (EggNog:ENOG41): MADPNIAQPYFHLCPNLNIPPPPNGQLKLGTILRDVTIGNVILPLDAGKAIEAPDSQLRPLQEASKIGGFIRSLEELGEGNLWEAIADTEMLSNFSHPNCHVNRHKILSVEKLLVRYFVPTPEYIDRALEIEGVAQYIETTNHKRPVYMITGLIWTEGATKLVNRYGKDGFDRDSSSPFILGIRVRKIWWRKNGTRYESEDELEAIFDPSRAKEEKNESETKEEESESQRREYGRKHLKVWWLQ; the protein is encoded by the coding sequence ATGGCCGACCCTAATATCGCCCAGCCTTATTTTCATCTCTGCCCCAACCTCAACATCCCCCCGCCACCCAATGGCCAACTCAAGCTGGGCACAATCTTGCGAGACGTCACTATTGGCAACGTCATACTCCCTCTTGACGCCGGCAAAGCTATTGAGGCTCCCGATTCGCAGCTAAGGCCGCTCCAAGAAGCTTCCAAGATTGGTGGCTTTATTCGGAGCCTGGAGGAACTCGGCGAAGGCAATCTGTGGGAAGCGATTGCTGACACTGAGATGCTTTCCAATTTCTCCCACCCGAACTGTCATGTGAATAGACACAAAATCCTATCAGTTGAGAAGCTACTTGTTCGGTACTTTGTTCCGACGCCTGAGTACATTGACAGGGCTCTCGAAATCGAGGGTGTAGCCCAATATATCGAGACCACGAACCATAAGAGGCCTGTATACATGATCACTGGACTGATCTGGACCGAAGGAGCTACTAAGCTTGTGAACAGGTATGGTAAAGACGGTTTCGACAGAGACTCTTCAAGCCCATTCATCCTTGGGATCCGAGTTCGAAAGATATGGTGGCGTAAAAATGGCACGCGATACGAATCTGAAGACGAACTTGAAGCTATATTCGACCCCTCCCgcgccaaggaagagaagaatgagagCGAGacgaaagaggaagaaagcgAGAGTCAGAGAAGGGAGTACGGCCGCAAGCACCTCAAGGTTTGGTGGTTGCAATGA